The following proteins are co-located in the Ignavibacteria bacterium genome:
- a CDS encoding YceI family protein, whose translation MVIGNKMASLLLGYFLISVSLYATEHDVDKAKKNQVKFTSDAKIETFDGTTDKIDGYIAWDGDDILNKNQLYFEVDLRTLDTGIGLRNRHMKEEYLETDKYPMTNFKGKLVKADKSSDGKLNVTAEGNMFIHGVTKPITIKGTLIPSDGGGYRVQSNFEVKLTDYNIPIPQLMFLKISEVMKLNLDFFTKKVK comes from the coding sequence ATGGTTATCGGGAATAAAATGGCTTCTTTGCTACTGGGGTATTTTCTTATTTCGGTTTCACTTTATGCCACCGAGCATGACGTGGACAAAGCGAAGAAGAACCAGGTAAAGTTCACTTCTGACGCAAAAATTGAGACGTTTGACGGCACGACGGATAAGATTGACGGCTACATAGCCTGGGATGGAGACGACATATTAAATAAAAACCAGCTTTATTTTGAAGTTGACTTAAGGACGCTGGATACCGGAATAGGCCTCAGGAACCGTCACATGAAAGAGGAGTATCTTGAAACGGACAAGTATCCGATGACGAATTTCAAGGGAAAGCTTGTAAAGGCGGATAAGTCGAGCGACGGGAAGCTGAATGTTACGGCCGAAGGCAATATGTTCATTCACGGAGTTACGAAGCCGATAACGATAAAAGGGACTTTGATACCCTCTGATGGCGGGGGCTACAGGGTGCAGAGCAACTTTGAAGTAAAGCTTACGGATTACAACATACCGATTCCGCAGCTGATGTTTCTTAAGATCAGTGAAGTAATGAAGCTGAACCTGGATTTCTTTACGAAAAAGGTAAAATAA
- a CDS encoding T9SS type A sorting domain-containing protein codes for MARLSTLFLLLIAFVSSASVCQAQWMQLKSPSGLPAAWATANSIDAFDGDNAVISVNANPGSIYLTSDGGKTWKQIFNSSSSSFVDLSMPAKDNIWATTAKGEIYYTSDGGQSWKIQYYDNTKSGCMLNFIKMFDLKNGVAMGDNSSSDLPAVFLNTSDGGNTWTSVNPAAFGSSSGDMWRRLDFPSLKTGYFFESGINPQYIYKTLDGGKSWTKLEPQTGLMIIKFYDDNLGIYIRMVSKGNLAVCRTKDGGKNFQSVPLPSSGWGNDIEFIPGDPAKVWFTDGTKLYFSTDTCATYHEYQLGVENVMNRDIVFPDKSHGWLISDDGIIFKTDQPLYTMDVKDNPAQAADFRLLQNYPNPFNPSTTISYSIPEGRVVTLKVYDMLGKEVKTLLNEYNDAGNHSLQFNASALPSGIYLYTIQAGEFRDSKKLLLIK; via the coding sequence ATGGCACGTCTGTCTACCCTTTTTCTTTTGTTAATTGCCTTTGTTTCATCCGCATCCGTATGCCAGGCGCAGTGGATGCAGCTCAAAAGTCCCTCGGGCCTGCCCGCAGCATGGGCAACGGCCAATTCCATAGACGCCTTCGATGGCGATAATGCCGTTATATCCGTCAATGCTAACCCGGGCAGCATCTATTTAACCTCTGACGGCGGAAAAACCTGGAAACAAATATTTAATTCTTCCTCCAGTAGCTTTGTCGACCTGTCCATGCCCGCAAAGGACAACATATGGGCCACAACAGCCAAAGGCGAAATTTACTATACTTCCGACGGCGGCCAGAGCTGGAAAATCCAATACTACGACAATACCAAAAGCGGCTGCATGCTGAACTTTATTAAAATGTTCGACCTGAAAAACGGCGTGGCTATGGGAGATAACAGCTCGTCGGACCTGCCTGCGGTCTTCCTGAATACCTCCGATGGCGGAAATACCTGGACGTCTGTTAACCCTGCTGCTTTTGGCAGCTCTTCCGGCGACATGTGGCGCAGACTCGATTTCCCCAGCCTTAAAACAGGCTACTTCTTTGAATCCGGAATCAATCCCCAGTATATCTATAAGACTTTGGACGGAGGCAAAAGCTGGACTAAACTTGAGCCGCAGACTGGCCTCATGATTATTAAATTCTATGACGATAATCTGGGCATTTATATCAGAATGGTGTCCAAAGGTAACCTCGCTGTCTGCCGCACTAAAGACGGCGGAAAGAACTTCCAGTCCGTGCCTCTGCCTTCTTCCGGCTGGGGCAACGACATAGAGTTTATTCCGGGCGACCCGGCTAAGGTCTGGTTTACCGATGGGACCAAACTTTATTTCAGCACAGATACATGCGCCACTTACCACGAATACCAGCTCGGCGTTGAAAATGTAATGAACCGCGATATTGTTTTTCCGGATAAGTCCCATGGCTGGCTGATTAGCGATGACGGTATTATTTTTAAGACCGATCAGCCTTTATACACAATGGATGTAAAAGATAATCCTGCACAGGCCGCAGACTTCAGGCTTCTGCAGAATTATCCCAATCCATTTAACCCGTCAACTACCATTAGCTATTCAATCCCCGAAGGCAGAGTCGTAACACTAAAAGTTTACGACATGCTGGGTAAAGAAGTAAAAACCCTTCTGAATGAATATAATGATGCAGGAAATCATTCCCTTCAGTTCAATGCATCCGCACTCCCTTCAGGCATTTACCTCTATACTATTCAGGCCGGGGAGTTCAGGGATTCGAAAAAACTGCTTTTGATCAAATAG
- a CDS encoding T9SS type A sorting domain-containing protein encodes MILRTIITILFAFCFQLYAQITPQFQWRTIKTDINSSFVKITFSDSLHGWAMTQYELARTTDGGESWQEQTLPVDSLDLRRILFTSSSTGYITGEKGLILATKDGGSHWIKQNSGDNDHLLRGISFLNDSTGWVTGEMDDGKKRGGILLHTTNGGEKWDTLSDRSDGILYYDVNFQDNNNGIIIGSKGWDNLDLMKIYRTTDGGKNLNMVNQFGGVQTFALYRAGKDTLWSGGFGFMKSIDYGISWNRYSNVELPDSTKYLLIFEDLLPIGGKKGYAVISDVRGADKITLRLHYTEDEGDNWKIVSTPEGFQPLAVCKGGNYFYLAGYEGQIITNRPKSMGIEKKVSGVSSFQLMQNYPNPFNPSTTIEFFTPNESQVSLVVYNLLGKEVKCLVNEHISAGRYKMQWDGADNYGKEVPSGVYLFNLKIGNKSELKKALLLR; translated from the coding sequence ATGATACTTAGAACCATCATCACTATCTTATTTGCATTCTGTTTCCAGCTTTATGCTCAGATCACTCCGCAGTTCCAGTGGAGGACGATTAAAACCGATATTAATTCCAGCTTCGTGAAAATCACCTTCAGCGATTCGCTTCACGGCTGGGCGATGACACAGTATGAACTTGCAAGAACTACCGACGGAGGTGAATCCTGGCAGGAACAGACTCTTCCTGTTGATTCATTAGACTTAAGGAGAATACTTTTTACAAGCAGCTCTACAGGATACATCACTGGTGAAAAAGGACTTATTCTTGCCACTAAAGACGGAGGGAGTCACTGGATAAAACAGAATAGCGGTGATAATGACCATCTTCTTAGAGGTATTTCCTTTCTTAATGACTCGACCGGCTGGGTTACAGGTGAAATGGATGATGGTAAGAAAAGAGGCGGAATTCTCCTCCATACAACAAATGGCGGGGAAAAATGGGATACCTTAAGCGACAGGTCGGATGGGATACTTTATTATGATGTAAATTTCCAGGATAACAATAATGGAATCATAATAGGAAGCAAGGGATGGGACAACTTGGATCTGATGAAAATTTACAGAACTACAGACGGAGGAAAAAATCTCAATATGGTTAATCAGTTTGGCGGGGTTCAGACTTTTGCCCTATACAGAGCTGGTAAAGACACTCTCTGGAGCGGAGGATTCGGTTTCATGAAATCCATTGATTACGGAATTTCGTGGAACAGGTACTCGAATGTAGAACTGCCGGATTCAACAAAATATCTCCTTATATTCGAAGACTTGCTGCCGATAGGGGGCAAAAAGGGTTATGCCGTAATATCTGATGTTCGTGGAGCTGATAAAATTACACTCAGACTGCACTACACTGAAGATGAGGGTGATAACTGGAAAATTGTCTCAACGCCGGAAGGCTTTCAGCCTTTGGCAGTTTGCAAAGGAGGGAATTACTTTTATCTTGCGGGCTATGAAGGGCAAATCATTACAAATAGACCTAAGAGTATGGGTATTGAAAAAAAAGTAAGTGGAGTCAGCTCATTTCAGCTTATGCAGAACTATCCTAATCCTTTCAATCCATCTACCACTATTGAATTTTTCACGCCCAACGAATCCCAAGTTTCTTTAGTTGTATATAATCTACTTGGAAAAGAAGTTAAATGTCTAGTTAATGAACACATATCTGCAGGACGATATAAGATGCAATGGGATGGTGCGGACAATTATGGCAAAGAAGTTCCTTCCGGAGTATATCTGTTCAATCTGAAAATCGGAAATAAGTCGGAATTAAAAAAGGCTCTTCTGTTAAGATGA
- a CDS encoding RNA polymerase sigma factor has protein sequence MVTETKSYTLAANHLLSDEEIVKKVTGGDINFYEVIMRRYNQRLFRIGHAYLRDDDEIEDAIQSAYLKAYEQLNNFQGRSSFSTWLIRIYINELLQGLKKKKRFQNYFDPDLINNSYDPPEVGTYNMETPYNSTLNNELKDILEKAVDELPEKYRVVFIMREIEDMSVSETSKSLNITEANVKVRLNRAKNILRESLSQYYHYKDIYNFNLIRCDRIVANVFKNIRKAE, from the coding sequence ATGGTAACGGAAACAAAGTCATACACTCTGGCGGCAAATCACTTACTCAGCGATGAGGAAATTGTTAAAAAAGTCACCGGCGGCGACATTAACTTCTATGAGGTAATTATGCGCAGGTATAACCAGAGGCTTTTCAGAATAGGGCATGCATACCTCAGGGACGATGACGAAATTGAGGACGCTATTCAGTCGGCATACCTTAAAGCCTACGAACAGCTTAATAACTTCCAGGGAAGATCCAGCTTTTCCACATGGCTTATCCGCATCTACATAAATGAACTCCTCCAGGGACTCAAGAAAAAGAAACGCTTCCAGAATTACTTCGACCCTGATTTAATTAACAATTCTTATGATCCGCCGGAAGTGGGGACATACAATATGGAGACTCCTTATAATAGTACGCTTAATAACGAGCTAAAAGATATACTTGAAAAAGCTGTAGATGAACTGCCCGAAAAATACAGGGTGGTATTTATAATGCGCGAGATTGAAGATATGAGTGTCAGCGAAACCAGCAAATCCCTTAACATAACCGAAGCAAACGTCAAAGTCAGGCTTAACAGGGCAAAAAATATTTTAAGAGAAAGTCTCAGCCAGTATTATCACTATAAAGACATTTATAACTTTAATCTTATCAGATGCGACAGAATTGTTGCAAATGTATTTAAGAATATAAGAAAGGCAGAATAG